Proteins encoded within one genomic window of Chitinophaga parva:
- the radA gene encoding DNA repair protein RadA, whose product MSKIKTAFFCQHCGYEAAKWTGKCPSCGQWNTLVEEKVVKKDLPLRQQEWKTDTAKVHKTVHLDAVDASEEKRWISPDAELNRVLGGGIVAGSIVLVGGEPGIGKSTLFLQNALLMTDLKTLYISGEESESQIKMRANRLNIKNDQFYLLTETYTQTIFEEIKQLQPDLVIVDSIQTLQSPFIEAAPGTVSQIRETAAEMQRFAKESNTPVFLIGHVTKDGAIAGPKILEHMVDTVLQFEGDQHYAYRILRTIKNRFGSTSELGIYEMTGAGLRQVTNPSEILMSQRDEMLSGVAIGATLEGMRPMLVEVQALVTHSVYGTPQRTATGFDLRRLQILLAVLEKRGGFHFGVKDVFLNITGGIRIEDPSIDLAVLCALLSSFEDQVLPHKICFAGEVGLSGEIRAVNRIEQRIAEAEKLGFEKIFISRYHQKGVDFNKFNIQVVTVGRVEEVYEQLFH is encoded by the coding sequence ATGAGTAAAATCAAGACGGCATTTTTTTGCCAGCATTGTGGTTATGAAGCAGCCAAGTGGACCGGTAAGTGCCCGAGCTGCGGACAATGGAATACACTGGTAGAAGAAAAAGTGGTAAAAAAGGATCTTCCACTGCGCCAGCAGGAGTGGAAAACAGATACCGCCAAAGTACATAAAACGGTGCACCTGGATGCCGTGGATGCATCCGAAGAAAAGCGCTGGATCTCGCCCGACGCAGAATTGAACCGCGTGCTGGGAGGCGGCATAGTGGCGGGTTCCATCGTACTGGTAGGTGGAGAGCCGGGCATTGGCAAGTCTACCCTTTTCCTGCAGAATGCCCTGCTCATGACGGACCTCAAAACGCTTTATATCAGTGGTGAAGAAAGTGAATCGCAGATAAAGATGCGGGCCAACCGTCTCAACATCAAAAATGACCAGTTTTACCTGCTCACGGAAACCTATACACAGACCATTTTTGAAGAAATAAAGCAGTTGCAGCCAGACCTGGTGATCGTAGATTCCATCCAAACCCTGCAATCCCCTTTTATTGAAGCAGCACCCGGCACCGTGTCACAGATCCGTGAAACGGCGGCAGAGATGCAACGCTTTGCCAAGGAAAGCAATACACCGGTATTTCTCATTGGCCACGTTACAAAAGATGGCGCTATTGCCGGCCCCAAAATACTGGAACATATGGTAGATACCGTGCTGCAATTTGAGGGCGACCAACACTATGCCTACCGCATCCTGCGTACTATCAAAAACCGCTTTGGCAGCACTTCTGAGCTGGGCATCTATGAAATGACAGGGGCCGGTTTGCGCCAGGTGACCAACCCATCAGAGATACTCATGTCCCAGCGCGACGAGATGCTGAGCGGTGTGGCCATCGGCGCCACACTGGAAGGCATGCGGCCCATGCTGGTGGAAGTACAGGCACTGGTCACCCATTCCGTTTACGGGACCCCGCAAAGAACAGCTACCGGCTTTGACCTGCGCCGCCTGCAGATCTTGCTGGCCGTGCTGGAAAAACGGGGCGGCTTTCATTTTGGTGTAAAGGATGTCTTCCTCAACATCACCGGCGGTATCCGCATTGAAGATCCCTCCATAGACCTGGCCGTACTTTGTGCACTGCTTTCTTCCTTTGAAGACCAGGTGTTGCCACACAAGATCTGTTTTGCCGGGGAAGTAGGCCTGAGCGGGGAGATCCGCGCGGTGAACCGCATTGAACAACGCATTGCCGAGGCAGAAAAGCTGGGCTTTGAAAAAATATTCATTTCCCGCTACCACCAGAAAGGCGTTGACTTCAACAAGTTCAACATACAGGTGGTAACGGTGGGCCGCGTGGAAGAAGTGTATGAACAACTATTCCACTAA
- a CDS encoding DUF1572 family protein — protein MLTETLTRLFRRDLEKLKDELQQYHDERNIWRVAPDIKNSTGNLCLHLVGNLNTYIGANLGQSGYVRHRELEFSLKHIPRATLLSSIDDTIAVITNTLPNIKATEEEYPEVIWDQRTSIEYVLIHLATHLNYHLGQVNYHRRLLDVKEPV, from the coding sequence ATGTTAACTGAAACCCTCACCCGGTTATTCCGCAGGGACCTGGAAAAGCTCAAAGATGAGCTGCAACAATACCATGACGAACGTAATATCTGGCGCGTTGCTCCGGATATTAAAAACTCCACCGGCAATCTTTGCCTCCACCTGGTGGGAAATCTCAATACCTACATCGGCGCAAACCTGGGCCAGAGCGGCTACGTACGCCACCGCGAACTGGAATTTTCCCTGAAACACATCCCCCGCGCCACGCTGCTTTCCAGCATTGACGATACCATTGCCGTCATCACGAATACACTGCCCAACATAAAAGCCACGGAGGAAGAATACCCGGAAGTGATCTGGGATCAGCGTACCAGCATTGAATACGTACTGATCCACCTGGCCACTCACCTGAATTATCACCTGGGCCAGGTAAATTACCACCGCCGCTTGTTGGATGTAAAGGAGCCGGTCTAA
- a CDS encoding ComF family protein, whose protein sequence is MSITRFLSPLGQLFYPHNCDTCGAELTPTEEILCMRCLYKLPLTHYHLVEENPVQRIFRGRTPIRHALSAYYYESGSPVQQLVHLFKYLGRRDIAGFLGRRMGRLLLESPWWQEVQAVVPVPLFAGKLKQRGYNQAALLAEGIAEMLQVEVLTNVLQRERAGVSQTRKGRLDRWQQLQNMFSLRDGQALGQRHVLLVDDVITTGATTEACASLLLQVPGAEVSICSLAVADH, encoded by the coding sequence ATGTCCATTACCCGTTTCCTGTCCCCGCTGGGACAATTATTTTACCCGCACAACTGTGATACCTGCGGCGCGGAACTAACGCCCACAGAGGAGATCCTGTGCATGCGCTGCCTGTACAAACTGCCGCTCACCCACTACCACCTGGTGGAGGAAAATCCCGTGCAGCGTATCTTCCGGGGACGTACGCCCATCCGGCATGCCTTGTCTGCTTATTATTATGAAAGTGGATCGCCGGTGCAGCAACTGGTGCACCTTTTCAAATACCTGGGGCGCCGGGATATAGCTGGTTTCCTGGGAAGACGCATGGGCCGGTTGTTGCTGGAAAGCCCCTGGTGGCAAGAAGTACAGGCCGTGGTGCCGGTGCCCCTCTTTGCCGGAAAGCTGAAACAGCGGGGTTACAACCAGGCAGCGTTACTGGCGGAAGGCATTGCGGAAATGCTGCAGGTAGAGGTGCTGACAAACGTGTTGCAAAGAGAGCGCGCCGGTGTGTCCCAAACGCGCAAAGGCCGGCTGGACCGGTGGCAGCAGCTGCAAAATATGTTCTCCCTGCGGGATGGGCAGGCACTGGGGCAGCGGCATGTGCTACTGGTGGATGATGTGATCACCACCGGTGCTACCACGGAGGCCTGTGCATCCCTGTTGCTGCAGGTACCGGGCGCGGAAGTGAGCATTTGCAGCCTGGCGGTGGCGGATCATTAA
- the ricT gene encoding regulatory iron-sulfur-containing complex subunit RicT, translated as MFDWLADIPLSDSLAPFDIIEVSFNNGSRKDFYRNVTRQLFEKGEMVTVEGVSGFDVGMVSLTGELVKLQMKKRRAEDTPEVKKVLRRSSTEDMHRMEENKRREREALVRSRALARSLGLEMKLTEVEMQADGRKATFFYTADDRVDFRELIKIFAAEFKVKVEMRQIGARQEAGKVGGIGSCGRELCCSTWLTDFKSVNTTAARYQNLSINQAKLSGQCGRLKCCLNYELDTYLDALKDFPEDADTIETASGTASLQKRDIFKNLMWYSYSNSNKLYPLTIQRVKEIRQMNRQGQKPDELKAVEVVTGKGAKEADLGFVDVVGQISLRSLEKNAQKRKQKDRDKQARQQSQKGGGQQPQGGGNRGEGNKDKQRQRGDKEKQNEGREPREDRELRGEQREQREGRERGEGRNNNQPRGDRGGNNQPRGERPQQQRPARGEQKPKGERPPQQQGGDNPEGAPQQGQGGGKHRDRGPRHRPKQPQQSQQQPKKDA; from the coding sequence GTGTTTGACTGGTTAGCCGATATCCCTCTCAGTGATAGTTTAGCACCATTTGATATTATAGAAGTAAGTTTCAACAACGGTAGCCGCAAAGACTTTTACCGCAACGTAACGCGCCAGCTTTTTGAAAAAGGAGAGATGGTAACGGTGGAAGGTGTGAGCGGATTCGATGTAGGCATGGTAAGTCTTACCGGCGAGCTGGTAAAACTGCAAATGAAAAAGCGTCGTGCAGAAGATACCCCTGAAGTAAAGAAGGTACTGCGCCGCTCCTCTACAGAAGACATGCACCGGATGGAAGAAAACAAGCGCCGGGAAAGAGAAGCCCTGGTGCGCAGCCGTGCCCTGGCCCGCAGCCTGGGTTTGGAAATGAAACTTACAGAAGTGGAAATGCAGGCTGATGGCCGCAAAGCCACTTTCTTTTATACCGCAGATGACCGTGTAGACTTTCGCGAGCTGATCAAGATCTTTGCCGCAGAATTTAAGGTGAAGGTGGAAATGCGCCAGATCGGTGCCCGGCAGGAAGCCGGTAAAGTAGGCGGCATAGGCAGTTGCGGCCGCGAACTTTGCTGCTCCACCTGGCTCACTGATTTCAAGAGCGTGAACACCACCGCTGCCCGTTATCAAAACCTTTCTATTAACCAGGCGAAGCTCAGTGGCCAGTGCGGCCGCCTGAAATGCTGCCTGAACTACGAACTGGATACTTACCTGGACGCCCTCAAAGATTTCCCGGAAGACGCTGACACCATTGAAACGGCCAGCGGCACCGCATCTTTACAGAAGCGCGATATTTTCAAGAACCTGATGTGGTACTCCTACTCCAACAGCAACAAGCTGTACCCGCTGACCATTCAACGGGTGAAGGAGATCCGCCAGATGAACCGCCAGGGCCAGAAGCCGGATGAGCTGAAGGCAGTGGAAGTTGTGACTGGCAAGGGTGCGAAAGAAGCAGACCTGGGCTTTGTGGACGTGGTAGGCCAGATCAGCCTGCGCTCCCTGGAAAAGAATGCCCAGAAACGCAAACAGAAAGACCGCGACAAGCAAGCCCGCCAGCAATCACAAAAAGGCGGTGGCCAGCAGCCCCAGGGCGGCGGCAACCGTGGTGAAGGCAACAAGGACAAGCAACGCCAGCGCGGTGATAAAGAAAAACAGAACGAAGGCCGTGAACCACGCGAAGACCGCGAACTGCGCGGTGAACAGCGTGAGCAACGCGAAGGCCGTGAGCGTGGTGAAGGCCGCAACAATAATCAACCCCGTGGGGACCGTGGTGGTAACAACCAGCCCCGTGGCGAACGTCCACAACAGCAACGACCGGCCAGGGGAGAGCAGAAGCCAAAGGGAGAAAGACCGCCCCAGCAACAAGGTGGCGATAACCCGGAGGGCGCACCGCAACAAGGCCAGGGAGGCGGCAAGCACCGTGACCGTGGCCCGCGCCACCGCCCGAAACAACCGCAGCAATCCCAGCAGCAGCCTAAAAAGGATGCATAA
- a CDS encoding DNA polymerase III subunit, with product MLFSDIIGQEATKQQLLQSVQQNRLSHAIILLGPEGSGGLPLALAFSQYITCENKQAHDACGVCASCIKAGKYIHPDIHFSYPVVPRKPGDKPISTDYVAEWRQFIDVHPYGNAYDWLQFIGAENKQGNITAMECNDIIHKLALKSFESEYKVLVMWMPEYLGNEGNRLLKLIEEPPANTLFILVAENQEAILATILSRVHLIKVNPLTKADMVNALVTRAKAPEQKAQQIATIASGNYREALHLLQHAEDDYYELLRNWLNFIFTGNRVGLQGWVEHIASPKMGRENQKQFLRYFINLLEHSLRLQYMDKSQLAFSDEEKDFAGKIQKLANLEQLEQIATELDNASYHIERNANAKILFHALSIRLQHIFRKKPLPVL from the coding sequence ATGCTTTTTTCCGACATCATAGGCCAGGAAGCCACCAAGCAGCAACTGCTGCAGTCCGTGCAGCAAAACCGGCTCAGTCATGCCATAATCCTGCTGGGGCCAGAAGGCAGCGGCGGGCTGCCGCTGGCACTGGCCTTTTCCCAATACATTACCTGCGAGAACAAACAGGCCCACGATGCATGCGGGGTATGCGCCTCCTGCATAAAAGCCGGCAAGTACATCCACCCCGACATTCATTTCTCCTACCCCGTAGTGCCCCGCAAACCGGGCGATAAGCCCATCAGTACGGATTACGTGGCGGAGTGGCGCCAGTTCATAGACGTACATCCTTACGGCAATGCATATGACTGGCTGCAATTCATCGGGGCGGAAAACAAGCAGGGCAACATCACGGCCATGGAGTGTAATGACATCATTCACAAACTGGCCCTCAAAAGCTTTGAAAGCGAGTACAAAGTGCTGGTCATGTGGATGCCTGAGTACCTGGGCAACGAAGGCAACCGCCTGCTGAAGCTCATTGAAGAGCCACCGGCCAATACCCTTTTTATCCTGGTAGCAGAAAACCAGGAAGCCATCCTGGCCACCATCCTGTCGCGCGTGCACCTTATTAAAGTGAACCCACTCACCAAGGCAGACATGGTAAATGCCCTGGTAACCCGGGCCAAGGCACCGGAGCAGAAGGCACAGCAGATTGCCACCATTGCATCCGGCAACTACCGGGAAGCCCTGCACCTGCTGCAACATGCGGAAGATGATTATTATGAGCTGCTGCGCAACTGGCTCAATTTCATCTTCACCGGCAACCGCGTGGGCCTGCAGGGCTGGGTAGAGCACATTGCCAGCCCGAAGATGGGACGGGAGAACCAGAAGCAATTCCTGCGTTACTTCATTAACCTGCTGGAGCATTCCCTGCGCCTGCAGTATATGGACAAAAGCCAGCTGGCCTTCTCTGATGAAGAAAAAGACTTTGCAGGCAAGATCCAGAAACTGGCCAACCTGGAGCAACTGGAGCAGATAGCCACGGAGCTGGACAATGCCAGCTACCACATTGAGCGCAATGCTAACGCCAAGATCCTTTTTCACGCGTTATCCATCCGCCTGCAACACATTTTCCGCAAAAAGCCTTTACCAGTTTTGTAA
- a CDS encoding DUF5993 family protein, translating to MMIAPFFLLSIAIWAGYKGWRKPAIILMIASLLLIGWIWNYHMTSHLDLQF from the coding sequence ATGATGATCGCACCTTTTTTTTTACTGAGCATCGCTATCTGGGCTGGTTATAAAGGCTGGCGCAAACCGGCCATCATCCTGATGATAGCCAGCTTGCTATTGATTGGCTGGATCTGGAACTACCACATGACTTCCCACCTGGACTTACAATTTTAA
- a CDS encoding disulfide bond formation protein B, which yields MGKQTVILINLLGVLGLCFVLTGAYVVQFAGHEFPCPLCLLQRMCVLGVAFGLMLNLRNGIKPAHYAISILSAILGAGIATRQIFLHIVPKPGDTGYGSPVLGLHLYTWCLLIFLASIVCIALLFFAEKQFDGTAQVTSFVPRSMVNAIRFTCWLLLIICVSNFVIAFLECGFGPCPDDPVEYQVLHGKFF from the coding sequence ATGGGCAAACAAACTGTTATCCTGATAAACCTGCTGGGCGTACTGGGTTTGTGCTTTGTACTGACCGGCGCTTATGTAGTACAATTTGCCGGGCATGAATTTCCCTGCCCGCTTTGCCTGCTGCAGCGCATGTGCGTGCTGGGCGTAGCTTTTGGGCTGATGCTGAACCTGCGCAACGGCATTAAGCCGGCGCACTATGCCATCTCAATACTCAGCGCCATACTCGGTGCCGGCATTGCTACCCGGCAGATCTTCCTGCACATTGTGCCCAAGCCGGGCGACACCGGTTACGGCTCGCCGGTACTGGGGCTGCACCTGTACACCTGGTGCCTGCTCATTTTCCTGGCCAGCATAGTCTGCATCGCACTCCTATTCTTTGCTGAAAAGCAATTTGATGGCACCGCACAGGTGACCAGCTTTGTACCGCGCTCCATGGTGAATGCCATCCGCTTTACCTGCTGGCTGCTGCTCATCATCTGCGTGAGCAACTTTGTGATCGCGTTCCTGGAATGCGGTTTCGGGCCCTGCCCGGATGATCCGGTGGAATACCAGGTGCTCCATGGCAAGTTCTTTTAA
- a CDS encoding glutathione peroxidase, protein MFRLLLMLSSFMLFAAGAGSIYDFKVDGIDGNKINLADYKGKKIMIVNTASLCGNTPQYAALEKLYNKYADKMVIIGFPANNFGQQEPGSNQEIKTFCTKQYAVTFPMAAKISVKGDDIAPLYKWLYDQSVAKHMEPAAVTWNFQKYLINEQGELQAVFAPKTLPDDPAVIAAIEK, encoded by the coding sequence ATGTTTCGTCTTCTTCTTATGCTCTCCAGCTTTATGCTCTTTGCCGCCGGCGCCGGCAGCATTTATGATTTTAAAGTAGATGGTATTGATGGCAATAAGATCAACCTGGCCGACTACAAGGGCAAAAAGATCATGATCGTGAACACCGCCTCCCTGTGCGGTAACACGCCCCAGTACGCCGCCCTGGAAAAACTGTACAATAAATACGCTGATAAAATGGTGATCATCGGCTTCCCAGCCAATAACTTTGGCCAGCAGGAACCGGGCTCCAACCAGGAGATCAAAACCTTCTGCACGAAGCAATATGCTGTTACCTTCCCCATGGCGGCCAAGATCTCCGTGAAAGGGGACGATATTGCCCCGCTGTACAAATGGCTGTACGACCAGAGCGTGGCCAAACACATGGAGCCCGCTGCGGTAACCTGGAACTTCCAGAAATACCTGATCAATGAACAGGGTGAATTACAGGCCGTTTTTGCCCCCAAAACCCTCCCGGACGACCCGGCAGTGATTGCTGCTATCGAGAAATAA
- a CDS encoding cysteine peptidase family C39 domain-containing protein, with product MAAIFGAHFSGTLYRYCDQAVKTRFFTIAGVPLLPRETYYQAGAGKDIPMLLSERSVWAAYSRITLPVIGMVLLFANNIYCLPLFAAIMVNAGISWAKYFYISKQDEAARDLLQQAFGYNMLPELLPRHMQVKLHNELCSHFKQAYGPTAKWEEMVRKGQLDEANRPVLYALARYARIFNAEVRYDELFNKVATYHAAAIPVH from the coding sequence ATGGCCGCTATTTTTGGTGCGCACTTTTCGGGGACGCTGTACCGCTACTGCGACCAGGCTGTGAAGACCAGGTTCTTTACGATTGCCGGCGTTCCTCTGCTGCCGCGGGAAACATATTACCAGGCCGGCGCGGGCAAAGACATCCCCATGTTGCTCAGTGAGCGCAGTGTATGGGCCGCCTATTCCCGTATAACCCTTCCCGTTATAGGTATGGTGCTGCTCTTTGCCAATAATATTTATTGCCTGCCGCTCTTCGCGGCCATCATGGTCAATGCCGGCATCAGCTGGGCCAAGTACTTTTACATCAGCAAGCAGGACGAAGCCGCCCGTGACCTCCTGCAGCAGGCCTTCGGCTACAATATGCTGCCGGAGCTGCTTCCACGGCATATGCAGGTAAAACTCCACAATGAGCTTTGCTCCCATTTCAAGCAGGCTTACGGCCCCACTGCCAAGTGGGAAGAAATGGTGCGCAAAGGCCAGCTGGATGAGGCTAACCGACCCGTGCTCTATGCCCTGGCGCGTTATGCCCGCATCTTTAACGCAGAAGTGCGCTACGATGAGCTCTTTAATAAAGTGGCCACGTACCATGCGGCAGCCATTCCTGTGCATTGA